CGCATGGACTCCCGACGGGAGCCCACGACCTGCTTCCCCTCCGTCAGCCTGCCTCACTCCCCGCTCCGTCGCACACCGAGCGCGGCGTGCAGCGGCTCGAGCCCGAGCGGTCCCGGCAGGCGCAATGCCCGCGGAAAGGCCCGCTTGCGCTCGGCTAGGGCGAGACACTCGGGACGCGGATGCACATAGGCCCCTCGTCCCGGAAGGCGCCGCCGCGGATCGGGCCGGACTTCGGGATCACCCGAGTCCCCCGTCCCCACGACGACACGGAGCAACAGGTCCTGCGCACCCCGCTCCCGGCATCCGACGCACATGCGCGTCGGGACGCCGTGGACTTCGGGGATTACCGGCAGGCCAGTCACACCCTATGCTACCGCCAATCGCCACCGGTTCTCACCGGGGCAAGATCGGCATGCACCGACACAACGCGGCGGCCCCGGCGTTTGTTCCGCCGGGGCCCGAGTCTGATGCCGCGTCAGCCGAGTCAGAACACGTCGATACCCTCGTGATCAGGAGGTTCCCGGCGCCCCTGGGCCGATCTTCACCGCGCCCCGGCTCAGCGCTCCGGATCCGCGTCCGAGCGGATGTCGATGCGCCAGCCGGTCAGCCGCGCCGCGAGCCGGGCGTTCTGCCCTTCCTTGCCGATGGCCAGGGACAACTGGTAGTCCGGCACGACCACCTGGGCCGAGCGGCTCTCCAGGTCGATGATCTTGACCTTGGAGACCTTGGCCGGCGAGAGGGCCGAGGCCACCAGCTTCTCCGGGTCCTCGGACCAGTCCACGATGTCGATCTTCTCGCCGTGCAGCTCGGTCATCACGTTGCGCACGCGCGAGCCGACCGGCCCGATGCAGGCACCCTTGGCGTTGACCCCGGGCTTGCGCGAGCGCACCGCCATCTTGGTGCGGTGCCCGGCCTCGCGGGCCAGCGCGGCGATCTCCACGGTGCCGTCGGCGACCTCGGGCACCTCCAGCGCGAAGAGCTTGCGCACCAGGTTGGGGTGGCTGCGGGAGAGGATCACGGCCGGGCCGCGCGGGGTCCGGCGCACCTGGACCACCAGGCACTTGATCCGCATGCCGTGGCCGTACTGCTCGCCCGGCACCTGCTCGGGGGTCGGCAGCATCGCCTCGAAGCGCTCCTGCTTGCCCGAGTCGATCTCCACCAGCACGTGCCGCGGGTCGTCGCTCTGCTGCACCCGGCCGGAGACCAGGTCGCCCTCGCGCGCGGCGAAGTCCTTGAACACCGCCTCGTCCGCGGCCTCGCGCAGCTTCTGCGCGATGACCTGCCGGGCGGTGGCCGCCGCGATCCGGCCGAAGCCGGTCGGGGTGTCGTCGAACTCCAGCCCGACCGGGCTGCCGGACTCGTCGGTCTCCTTCACGAACACGGTGACGTGCCCGCTCTTGCGGTCCAGCTCCACCCGGGCGCCGGAGCGGGCGCCCTCGGTGTGCTCGTACGCGTGCAGCAGCGCCTGCTCGATGGCCCCGTACAACAGGTCCGGCGAGATCTCTCGATCCTGCGCGAGATCGCGCAGCATCCTCATGTCGATGTCCACGGTCCCTCAGCTCTGCTCGTCCACGTCTTCATCGGCCTCGTCCCAGGCCGGCTCCCCGTCGGCCCCGGGGCGGTTGAACTCGATCTGGACCCTGCCCTTGCCCAGCTCCGAGTACCCGAGGCGGCGCCGTTCACCCGGCACTCCGGGCTTCTTCCCCGGCAGCTCCAGGGTGACCGCCTCGTCGTCGGTCTCCACCACCCGGCCGGTGACCTCGCCGCCGGAGGCCAGCGGCACCTGCACCAATCGGCCGGCCGCCCGCCGCCAGTGCCGCGGCTCGGTCAGCGGACGGCTGACCCCGGGCGAGGTGACTTCGAGGTCATAAGCGGTCTCGCCCATCTGGTTGCCGGCGTCCAGCGCGGCCGAGACGGCCTGGCTGACCTCGGCGATGTCGTCCAGGGTGACCCCGTCGTCGCCGTCCACCACGATCCGCAGCAGCCGGCGGGAGCCGGCCCGGTGCACCACGACCTCCTCGAGGTCGTAGCCCAACTCGGCCACCACCGGTTCCAGCTGGACGCGGAGTTTGGTCCCGTCGATTTCGGCGCGGGCGGCGGGACTCATCGGACTTCGCTCCTCGGGCGGTATGGGACTGCGGGACTGCGGCGGACTACGGACCAACGGGACTACGCCAGACGCGCAGGGGCGCGCGCCTTCGCGCCTCCGGCAAAGCCGGGGCGCGGCGCGGACCTCGAACTGCGCACCCCACAGGGTAGTCGCTCCCGGGGCCCCGGTAAGCCAGTGGCGAGTCCGTCAGCCCGCGAGGGTGGCGACGAGGTCGGCCAGCGGCACGTCCGTGCGCTCGCCGGTCGCGCGGTCCTTGACCTCGACCTTGCCCTCGGCCAGGCCCTTGCCCACCACCACGATCGTCGGCACGCCGATCAGCTCGGCGTCCTTGAACTTCACACCCGGCGAGGCCGAGCGCCGGTCGTCGAACAGCACCCGCAGGCCGGCCGCGTCGAGGTCGGCGGCGAGGCGGCCGGCCGCCTCGTACACCGCGTCGTCCTTGCCGGTGGCGACGAGGTGCACGTCCGCCGGGGCGATCTCGCGCGGCCAGACCAGGCCGAGCTCGTCGTACTTCTGCTCGGCGATGGCCGCCACCGCGCGGGAGACGCCGATGCCGTAGGAGCCCATGGTCACCCGCACCGGCTTGCCGTCCGGGCCGAGCACGTCGAACTGGAAGACGTCGGTGTACTTGCGGCCGAGCTGGAAGATGTGCCCGATCTCGATGCCGCGGTCGATGGTGATCGCCGAGCCGCAGCGCGGGCAGGCGTCCCCGGCGCGCACCTCGGCGGCGCCGATCGTTCCCGAGGGGGTGAAGTCGCGCCCGTTCACCACGTGCGCGGCGTGCTTGCCCGCCTCGTTGGCCCCGGTGATCCAGGCCGAGCCCGGCACCACCAGGGTGTCCACCTTGTAGGTGTATCCGGCCTCTGCCAGGCCCTGCGGGCCGATGTAGCCGCGTACCAGGGCCGGGTGCCTGGCGAAGTCCTCGGCCTCGAACATCTCGATCTCGGCCGGGCTGACGGCGGCCTCGAGGCGCTTCATGTCGACGTCCCGGTCCCCCGGCACGCCGACGATCAGGACCTCGGCCTCCTTCTCGCCGGGGTGGCGCAGCTTGACGACCACGTTCTTGAGCGTGTTCGCCGCGGTGGTCTCGCCGAACCCCTCGAAGCCCTGGAACACCTGCACCAGGGTCTCGATCGTGGGCGTGTCCGGCGTGTCGAACACCTTCGCCGCGGGCACGCCGGACGCGTCGAGCTCGGCGCCCGGGCGGCCTTCGAAGGCCTCTGTGTTGGCCGCGTAGTCGCAGTCGGTGCACTGGACGAAGGTGTCCTCGCCGGTCGGCGCCGGGGCCAGGAACTCCTCCGAGGCCGAGCCGCCCATCGCGCCGGACATGGCCGAGACGATCCGGTACTGCATGCCGAGCCGCGTGAAGATCCTGATATAGGCCTCGCGGTGCAGCTCGTAGGCGCGCTTGAGGCCCTCGTCGTCCAGGTCGAAGGAGTACGAGTCCTTCATCACGAACTCGCGCCCGCGCAGGATGCCGGCCCGCGGACGGGCCTCGTCCCGGTACTTGGTCTGGATCTGGTAGAGGTTCACCGGCAGGTCCTTGTAGGACGAGTACTCGCCCTTGACCATGAGGGTGAACATCTCCTCGTGCGTCGGACCGAGCAGGTAGTCGTTGCCCTTGCGGTCCTTGAGCCGGAAGATGTTGTCGCCGTACTCGGTCCAGCGGCCGGTGACGTCGTAGATCTCCCGCGGCAGCAGCGCGGGGAAGTGGACCTCCTGCGCGCCGAAGGCGTCCATCTCCTCCTTGACCACGCGCGCGACGTTGTCGAGCACCATCTTGCCCAGCGGCAGCCAGGAGTAGATGCCCGGCGCGACCCGGCGGACGTAGCCGGCGCGCACCAGGAGCTTGTGGCTCGGCACCTCGGCGTCGGCCGGATCATCGCGAAGGGTGCGAAGGAACAGCGACGACATGCGCGAGATCACTGCGGGGCTCCTCGGAGGCGGGGATGGACGAACCGATACCCGAGGATATCCGCCCGGGCGCCGCACTTCGAACGCGTTTGCCGATCCGGCCCGGATGGAGGGAGTTTCAGAACAGAACCGAGGCGAATTCCGAGACCTCGCGGAAGCCCACCCGGTGGTAGGCCGCGCGCGCCGGGGCGTTGAAGTCGTTGACGTACAGCGAGACCACCGGTGCGAAGTCGCGCAGCGCGTACTCGACCACGGCCGACATCCCGCCCTCGGAGACGCGCTGCCCGCGGAAGCGCGGATTGACCCAGACGCCCTGGATCTGGCACACCTCGCGGGTGACGGCGCCGATCTCGGCCTTGAACACCACCTCGCCGCGGTCGATCCAGGCGAACGCGCGCCCGGCGCCGATCAGCTCGGCCACCCGCTGCCGGTAGCCGTGCCCGCCGTCGGCCCCGATCGGCGAGACGCCCACCTCCTCGGTGAACATCGCCACGCAGGCCGGCATGAGCGCGTCGAGCTCGGCCGGGCGCACCGGGCGCACCCGGAAGTCGGGCGCGACGGTCGGCGAGGACTCGCGGATGGCCATCACCG
This genomic window from Actinospica robiniae DSM 44927 contains:
- a CDS encoding GNAT family N-acetyltransferase — translated: MVTRLLSPSSAARVLGPGDLGEALDLLARDPVDNVFIASRVAAAGLDPWQLGGELWGFHVGGRLTSMCFSGANLVPVCATPESVRAFADRARKQGRRCSSIVGPREPVLDLWSYLGAHWGRPREVRASQPVMAIRESSPTVAPDFRVRPVRPAELDALMPACVAMFTEEVGVSPIGADGGHGYRQRVAELIGAGRAFAWIDRGEVVFKAEIGAVTREVCQIQGVWVNPRFRGQRVSEGGMSAVVEYALRDFAPVVSLYVNDFNAPARAAYHRVGFREVSEFASVLF
- a CDS encoding proline--tRNA ligase, which gives rise to MISRMSSLFLRTLRDDPADAEVPSHKLLVRAGYVRRVAPGIYSWLPLGKMVLDNVARVVKEEMDAFGAQEVHFPALLPREIYDVTGRWTEYGDNIFRLKDRKGNDYLLGPTHEEMFTLMVKGEYSSYKDLPVNLYQIQTKYRDEARPRAGILRGREFVMKDSYSFDLDDEGLKRAYELHREAYIRIFTRLGMQYRIVSAMSGAMGGSASEEFLAPAPTGEDTFVQCTDCDYAANTEAFEGRPGAELDASGVPAAKVFDTPDTPTIETLVQVFQGFEGFGETTAANTLKNVVVKLRHPGEKEAEVLIVGVPGDRDVDMKRLEAAVSPAEIEMFEAEDFARHPALVRGYIGPQGLAEAGYTYKVDTLVVPGSAWITGANEAGKHAAHVVNGRDFTPSGTIGAAEVRAGDACPRCGSAITIDRGIEIGHIFQLGRKYTDVFQFDVLGPDGKPVRVTMGSYGIGVSRAVAAIAEQKYDELGLVWPREIAPADVHLVATGKDDAVYEAAGRLAADLDAAGLRVLFDDRRSASPGVKFKDAELIGVPTIVVVGKGLAEGKVEVKDRATGERTDVPLADLVATLAG
- the rimP gene encoding ribosome maturation factor RimP — protein: MSPAARAEIDGTKLRVQLEPVVAELGYDLEEVVVHRAGSRRLLRIVVDGDDGVTLDDIAEVSQAVSAALDAGNQMGETAYDLEVTSPGVSRPLTEPRHWRRAAGRLVQVPLASGGEVTGRVVETDDEAVTLELPGKKPGVPGERRRLGYSELGKGRVQIEFNRPGADGEPAWDEADEDVDEQS
- the nusA gene encoding transcription termination factor NusA; its protein translation is MDIDMRMLRDLAQDREISPDLLYGAIEQALLHAYEHTEGARSGARVELDRKSGHVTVFVKETDESGSPVGLEFDDTPTGFGRIAAATARQVIAQKLREAADEAVFKDFAAREGDLVSGRVQQSDDPRHVLVEIDSGKQERFEAMLPTPEQVPGEQYGHGMRIKCLVVQVRRTPRGPAVILSRSHPNLVRKLFALEVPEVADGTVEIAALAREAGHRTKMAVRSRKPGVNAKGACIGPVGSRVRNVMTELHGEKIDIVDWSEDPEKLVASALSPAKVSKVKIIDLESRSAQVVVPDYQLSLAIGKEGQNARLAARLTGWRIDIRSDADPER
- a CDS encoding YlxR family protein, whose product is MCVGCRERGAQDLLLRVVVGTGDSGDPEVRPDPRRRLPGRGAYVHPRPECLALAERKRAFPRALRLPGPLGLEPLHAALGVRRSGE